A stretch of the Marmota flaviventris isolate mMarFla1 chromosome 12, mMarFla1.hap1, whole genome shotgun sequence genome encodes the following:
- the Uchl5 gene encoding ubiquitin carboxyl-terminal hydrolase isozyme L5 isoform X6: protein MKGLALSNSDVIRQVHNSFARQQMFEFDAKTSAKEEDAFHFVSYVPVNGRLYELDGLREGPIDLGACNQDDWISAVRPVIEKRIQKYSEGEIRFNLMAIVSDRKMIYEQKIAELQRQLAEEEPMDTDQGSNMLSAIQSEVAKNQMLIEEEVQKLKRYKIENIRRKHNYLPFIMELLKTLAEHQQLIPLVEKAKEKQNAKKAQETK from the exons atgaaGGGTTTGGCACTGAGCAATTCAGATGTGATTCGACAAGTACACAACAGTTTTGCCAG ACAGCAAATGTTTGAATTTGATGCAAAAACATCAGCCAAAGAAGAAGATGCTTTTCACTTTGTCAGTTATGTTCCTGTTAATGGAAGACTGTATGAATTAGATGGATTAAGAGAAGGACCAATTGATTTAG gTGCTTGCAATCAAGATGACTGGATCAGCGCAGTACGGCCAGTCatagaaaaaagaatacaaaa GTACAGTGAAGGTGAAATTCGATTTAACTTAATGGCTATTGTGTCTGACAGAAAAATGATTTATGAACAGAAGATAGCAGAGTTACAAAGACAACTTGCAGAG gaGGAACCTATGGATACAGATCAGGGTAGTAATATGTTAAGTGCTATTCAATCAGAAGTTGCCAAAAATCAGATGCTTATTGAAGAAGAAgtacaaaagttaaaaagatacAAG ATTGAAAATATCAGAAGGAAGCATAATTATCTGCCTTTTATTATGGAATTGTTAAAGACTTTAGCAGAACACCAGCAGTTAATACCTCTTGTAGAAAAG gcaaaagaaaaacagaatgcaAAGAAAGCTCAGGAAACCAAATGA